A segment of the Streptomyces sp. P9-A2 genome:
GGTGGGACCCGGCGTACGAGCGGAGCAGTCTTCTCACCGGCCTCGCCAACGGGATCACCCTGCACAACACGCGCGTGGCGGCCGGCGGGACCTCGTGGGGGTGGCTGGCCTCGCCGCACGTCTACACCTCGTACGACTACGGGGCGCCGATCGACCACGCGCGGCGGCCCACCGCCAAGATGGCCCCGCTCCAGCAGCTCGGGCATCTGCTGCGGACCGTGCCGGACCTCGCCCGCCTCGAACCGGCGCCCGCGGTGCGGCCCGAGGACGAGCGGCTGACGGTCTACCACCTGGCCAACCCCGACACCGACGCCCAGGTGTACGTCCTGCGCAACGACTCCGCGGACGAGGTCCGGTCGGCGCTGCCGGGCACCGGTGTCGACGTACCCGTCACGGTCGGCGCGCGGGACGCCAAACTGATCGCCACCGGGCTCCGGCTGGGACGGCGGCGGCTGGCGTTCACCACCGCGCAGCCCCTGTTCGGCGTGCGGGCCGGACGCCACGACATCGCCGCGTTCGTGGGCCGGGCCGGCGAGACGGCCCAGATCGCCCTCGACTGCGACGTCCAGCCGCTGACCAACCGACTGGACCCCGAGCCCGCGTGGTCCTACGACCGGGGCCGGCTGAACGTGGTCGCGCCGCTCGGGGCGGGCGGGCTGAGCCGGGTCCTGATCGAGGGCGGCGACTCCGACACGCCGATGCTGCTGCTGTTCGCCGACGACGCGACCGCCCAGCGGCTGTGGCCCCACGAGACCCCGTCCGGCCCGCTGCTGGTCTACGGTCCGACGCTGCTGCGGTCGGCCACGCTGAGCGGCTCCACCGTCCACCTCACCGGCGACAACACGGGCCAGACCGGCCTGGAGGTGTGGGCGCCGCGCGGAATCACCACCGTGACCTGGAACGGGCAGCCGGTGCGCACCACGGTCAGCAGGTCCGGGGCCCTGGTGAGGGAGGGGCTGCTGCCCGGCACGCCCGCGCCGTCGCTGCCCGCCCTCACCGGCTGGCGGCGGCGGGCGGAGAACCCGGAGTCCGCGCCGGACTTCGACGACGCGCGGTGGACTGCCGCCGACCGGACCGCCTCCCCGGCCGCCACGCCCGTGCCGGAGGGACAACCCGTCCTGTTCGCCGACGACTACGGCTTCCACTACGGCGACGTCTGGTACCGGGGGCACTTCGAGGACGCGCGCGACGCCACGTCGGTGTCCCTGTCCTACAGCACCGGCACGCAGGGGCTGCTGATGGCCTGGCTGGACGGGAAGCCGCTGGGCACGCACCGGATGCCGGTGCCGGACCAGGACACGGCGGGCCGGGGAACCTGGACCGCGACCGCGACGTTCCCCGTGCCCGGGAAGCTGCGCGGGCGCGGCGAGCACGTCCTGTCCGTGCTCGTACGGCGGATGCAGCAGGAGGGGGACACGACAGGCACGGCAGGCCCCGCAGGCGCGCGGGAGCCCGCGGCCGGGCGCGGCACGCGCCGGGCGGCCCGTGGACTGACCGGCGTCGCCTTCGAAGGGGCCTCCCCCGAGGTGAGCTGGCGGATCCAGGGGGCCGGGGCGCCGGACCGGGTGCGCGGGGCGCTGAACAACGGCGGGCTGTACGGGGAGCGCGAGGGCTGGCACCTGCCGGGGTACGGCGGCGACCGGGACCGGAGCGCCTGGAAGGCCGTGGACCGGCCGCGTGAGGACCGGCGGCGGCAGGGGGTCACCTGGTACCGGACGGAGTTCCGCCTCGACGTCGCCCCGGACGTGGACGCGTCGGTCGGGCTCGTCCTCGAGGACGACCCCGGGCGCGCCTACCGCGTCCAGATCTTCCTCAACGGCTGGAACATGGGCCAGTACATCAACGACGTGGGCCCGCAGCACACCTTCATGCTGCCGAACGGGATCCTCCGCACACGGGGGAGCAACACACTGGCCCTGGCCGTACTGTCCGACGGGACCACACCCTCGGGGCCGGGCGAGGTGCGGCTGACCCTGATGGGCGCGGCGCGCGGCGGAGTGCCGGTGGAGGCGGTGGAGTCACCGGGACGGTGACCCTCGCGCCTCCACCGGCCCCATGACCTCTCGTTTCGGGTCGTGCGGGGTTCACGCCAGCCGGATCACGTTCCAGGACAGCGGTTCCAGTACGGTCTCGAGCCCGCCGTCCGTCAGGGTCGTGCCCCCGACGGTGTGCGGGGTGACCCGCTCCGGTTCGGCGAGGGTGTTGCGGGCGTCGGGGTCGGCGTCCGCGAGGACGGTGTGCTCCACGACCGAGGTGAGGCCGAGGCCGCCGAGGGCGATCTCCAGCGGCAGCGGCTCGGTGCGGCCGCGGTTGACGGCGAAGACGGTGACCGTGCCGTCGTCGGCGCGTACGGCGGTGGCGTGCAGCAGGTCGGCCGTGCCGTACCTGTCGGTCTCGTACGTCGGTGAGTCCACGCGGACGTCGAGGACCTCGCCGCGCCCGTGCCGGGAGGCCTGCGCGAACGGGAAGAACGTCGTCTGCCGCCAGGCGGGGCCGCCGGGCTCGGTCAGGATCGGCGCGATGACGTTGACGAGCTGGGCGAGGCAGGCGACCTTGACCCGGTCGGCGTGCCTCAGCAGCGCGATGAGGAGCGAGCCGAACACGACGGCGTCGGTGACGCTGTAGTTGTCCTCCAGCAGGCGCGGCGCCTCGGGCCAGTCGTCCTGCGCGAAGGTCGTCGCCCGCTCCTGCCAGCGGGTCATGTACCAGACGTTCCACTCGTCGAAGGAGAGGTTGATCCGCTTCGTGGACTTGAGCTTCGCGCCGACGTGGTCGCAGGTGGCGACGACGTTCTCGATGAAGGACTCCATGTCGACGGCGGAGGCGAGGAAGGAGTCGAGGTCGCCGTCGTGGGGCTCGTAGTAGGCGTGCAGGGAGATATGGTCGACGAGGTCGTACGTCTCGGTGAGGACCGTCGCCTCCCAGGCGGCGAAGGTGGGCATGGACTGGCCCGAGGAGCCGCAGGCGACCAGCTCGACGCCGGGGTCCTGCTGGCGCATCGCGCGGGCGGTCTCGGCGGCGAGGCGGCCGTACTCCTCGGCGGTCTTGTGGCCGGTCTGCCAGGGGCCGTCCATCTCGTTGCCCAGGCACCACATCCGGATGCCGAAGGGGTCCTTGTCGCCGTGCGCGACGCGCAGGTCGGACAGGGCGGTGCCGGCGGGGTGGTTGGCGTACTCCTGGAGTTCGAGCGCCTCGGTGACGCCTCGGGTGCCGAGGTTGACGGCCATCATGGGTTCGGCCTGCGAGCCGATCTTCCGCAGGAAGGCGATGTACTCGGACAGGCCGAAGCGGTTGGTCTCGGTGGAGTGCCAGGCCAGGTCGAGGCGGCGGGGTCGGTCCTCGGCGGGGCCGACGGAGTCCTCCCACTTGTAGCCGGAGACGAAGTTGCCTCCGGGGTAGCGGATCGCGGTGACGCCGAGTTCGCGGACCAGGTCCAGGACGTCGGTGCGCAGGCCGTCGGAGTCGGCGGCGGGGTGGCCGGGTTCGTGGATGCCGGTGTAAACACAGCGGCCGAGGTGTTCGACGAAGGAGCCGAAGAGACGGGGGTCGACCGAGCCGACGGTGAAGGCGGGGTCGAGGGTGAAGCGGGCGGTACGCATGTGTTCCTTTCGGGGAGTTCGCCGGTGTCCGCGAGCGCCGGTGCGGGACGGCGGGTGCCGGTGCGGGGCCGGTGCAGGACGACGGATGCCGGTACGCGGCGGCGGGTGCCGGCGCGGCGGGGGGGGGCGTCACTGGCCGGCGAGGCCGGTGTGCGCGACGCCCGCCACGATCTGGCGCTGGAAGAAGACGAAGACGACGATCAGCGGCAGGCTCGCCATGAGGCCGCCTGCCATCAGCTGGGCCCACTGGATGCCGTAGGAGTTCATGACGGTCGCGATGCCGTTCGGCATGGTCATCAGGTCGGGGTTGTTGGTGACCATGTAGGGCCACAGGAAGTTGTTCCAGGAGCTGATGAAGGTGAAGATGCCGACCGCCGCGAGCGAGGGGTGCGACAGCGGCAGGATGATCGTGAAGAAGACGCGCCAGCGGCCGGCGCCGTCGATGAAGGCGGCCTCCTCCAGTTCGCGCGGGACGCCCTGGAAGAACTTGTAGAGGATGTAGACCATCGCGGCCGGCGCGCACTGCGGCAGGATCATTCCCCAGTACGTGTCGACCATGCCCATCTGCTGCACCGTGGTGAACAGGGGAACGCCGAGCACGGCCGGGGAGACCATCAGCCCGGTCATCACAACGCCCATCAGGACGCCCCTGCCCCGGAACTCGGTGCGGGCGAAGCCGTATCCGGCCAGCGCGCCGGTCACCAGCACGACGGCGGTCACGCACACCGACACGACCAGGGAGTTGACGAGCCAGTCGATGAGGTTGCCGGACTCGAGGACCGCCGACCAGGCCTGGCCGGTCCACTCCTTCGGCAGCCAGTGCGGCGGTACCTCGACGGCCTCGGTCTCCGACTTCAGGGAGGTGAACAGCGCCCAGGCCAGGGGCGCGAGGAACACCACGGAGACGGCCGCGCCGACGAGGGTGAGCACGATCTGGCTCGGCGGCCAGTTCCGGCGGGGCCTGACCCTTACCTGCGGTGCGGCGGTGGTCATCGGCCGCCCTCCTCACGGTTGCGCAGCAGCCACATCCGGGCGAGGGCGACGGCGGCGATGAGCACGAAGAAGATGATGGAGACGGCGGAGGCGTAGCCCACGCGGTAGCTGGTGAAGCCCTGTTCGAGGGTGTACTGCACGAAGGTGCGGGTCGATTCCTCCGGTCCCGGCCCGAAGTCCTGGATCACGACGGCCTGGTCGAAGACCTGGAGCGAGGCGAGGATCTGCAGGGCGAGGACGAGTCCGGTGATGTTGCGCAGCATCGGCAGTGTGATGTGGAGCATGCGGTGCCAGGCGTTCGCGCCGTCCAGCCTGGCGGCCTCGTACAGGTGCGCGGGGATGCCCTGGAGCGCGGCGAGGTAGAGCAGGAAGCTGAAGCCGGCCGTCCACCACAGGGTGGTGATGACGATCGCGAGCATCGCGTAGGACTTGTCGGTCAGCCACGGCGTCTCGAGGCCGAAGACGTGGTTGATCATGCCGGTGCCGGGGTTGAACAGCCACTGCCACAGGTTGGCCGCGACGGTGGACGGCAGCAGGAACGGCATGAAGAAGCACAGCCGCCACAGCCAGGTGCCGTGCTCGATGTGGTGGGCGAGCATCGCGAGGAGGAAGGCGAGGACCGTGATGCAGGGCACGACGAGCAGCGTGAAGTAGGCGCTGTGGCCGAGCGAGTCCCACATCAGCGGGTCCTTCAGGGCCTCGCGGTAGTTGTCGAGGCCGATGAAGTGCGCGCCGTCGCCCGAGATGTTGGCGTCCGTGAGGCTGAGGTAGAGGCCGCGCAGCAGCGGCCAGATCACGAAGAGCGCGAACAGGGCGAGGAACGGGGCGACGAACCAGCCGCCGTGCTGGAATCCCTGCTTGCGGCGGGCGGTGGCGCCGTCCGCGGCGGTCGTCGCGCGCACCGGGCGGACGACGGTCTCGGCGCCGGTCGCCGTCATACGGTCGCACCTCCCTCGGCGGCGGTCCTGCCGTCCATCGGGTTCTTCGTGGCGAGCAGTCCGGTGAGCGTGCTCCTCATCCGGCGGGCGGCCGTCTCCGGCTTCGCGGAGCCCATCGTCGAGGAGACGACGAGCGGGCCGACGCGCTGGGCGAGGATGCCGGTGGACCCGGCGAACCACACCTTCGGCTCGGTGGCCTGGTGGTCCATCGCCGTGACGTACTCGTTCTGCGGCTCCAGTTCCCGGTACGCGGCCGAGGACAGGGTCGGCGTGTGGGCGGGGATGTGTCCGCCGCCCGCCCACTGCCGGGCGTGCTGGACGACGTAGGCGGCGAGCCGGTGCGCGCCCTCGTTGGCGGCGCCGCCCCGGTCCGACTGGTGCGGCAGGACGAAGGAGTGCGACTCGGCGTGGGTGGCCGGCTTGCCGAAGACGGGCGGCAGCGGGGTCGCGCCGTAGTCGACTTCCGCGGTGTCGAAGACGGGCACCGACCAGTTGCCCTCCCAGACGAAGGGGGCGCCGTTGACGAACTGTTCGGCACCCGCGCCGCCCCCGAAGCCCGGGTCGGCGTACCCGTCGGTGATGTGCCGGCGCAGGAACTCCAGGACCTGGACGGCCTTGTCGGTGTCGAAGGTGACCTCGGTGCGGGCGTCGTCGAACCAGGTGCCGCCGAGCTGGGTGTAGAAGGCGACGAAGAACCACCACTGGAAGTTCTGGTCGTTGACCCACAGGCCGATGGTCTGCAGCCCTTTCCCGGTGGCCTTCTTCGCCTCCTTCAGTACGCCGAACCACTCGTCGGCCGACGTCACGGGCACCATGCGCCCGTCGGCGCCGAGCAGGCCCGCCTTCCCCAGCACGTCCTTGCGGTAGAAGCAGAGCTGGACGTGGATGTCGAGCGGCAGGGCGTAGAGCTTGCCGTCGATGACGGCGCGCTTCCACAGTTCGGGGTTGAAGTCCTCCTCCCGCACGCCGTACTCGGCGAGCAGGCCGACGTCCCAGGGGTCCAGGAGGCGGCCCGGCGAGAAGCCGGTGACCCGGCCCAGGTGCATGACGCCGAGGTCCGGCGCCCTGTTGCCCGCCGCGGCCATGGCGAGCTTGGTGTAGAAGGGGCTGCCCCACTGGAGGGTGGAGTCCTTCACGTCGATGCCGGGGTTGTCCTTACGGAAGGCGTCCAGCATCGCGATCATGTTGTAGCCGTCGCCGCCGCTGAAGAGGTTCCAGTACCGCACCCGCGTACCGGCGTCGGAGGCCAGGGCGTCCGCGCCGGTGCCGAGGGCCGCGAAGCCGAAGCTGCCCGCGACCGTCAAGCCGCCCGCCGCGGCCAGTAAGTGCCTGCGATTCAGGCCAGGTCGTCCCATGCCCTGCCTCATCTGTCGAGGTGTCGTGTCGGAGAGGTGTGCGTGCAGGAGGTGCGCTCGTAGGAGGTGGCGCGGCATCCGAAGCGGGTGCCTCGGATGCCCGGGGCCACATGTTCGACATATCGGATGACGCCCGTAACTTCGAACGGACCGTAAGGGGCGGGCGCGGGCACGTCAATGCTTCGGACAAGATCTCGGAGCCTGGCCGACGGGACACCTGTTCGCATGACGTGAACCCTCACGGCGCGTAGTCTCGGACGGCCTTGAGATCACCCGGGGGAACAGGGAAACAAGGGAGAGAGCGGTGCGTACCAGGAAGGAGATGCGTCGTCTCGCCGACGCACTCATCGAGCCCATCCGGGTGCCGGTGCCCGCCGAGCCCGAGGCCCTGTTCAACGCGCTCGTCGCCTCCGTCGGCGCCTGGCGGGGACGTGAAGTCCTCGTCCACCGGGCGGCGTTCCCCCCGCACACCGCGAGCGGACTGTGGCTGGAGCGGGAGAGCCACGACGACGTGGTGGTGGACGAACGGGCGGCCGCGTGGCACCAGATCGTGATCTTCTGCCACGAGGTGTGGCACATGAACCGGCGGCGGATGGAAACGGAAGCGGGATCCGGAGGACGCCGGACGGCAGAGTTCACGAACCGTCGATCCGTCGCGGCGCGAACCGACTTCAGCCTCGCCGAGGAGCAGGAGGCCGACCGTTTCGGCATGCTGATGGGTCGTCGGCTGCGCACCTTGCTGGACGCCTCCACCGACTCCGTGTTCGCCGCCGGGGGCGGCGGCTCCGGCGAACCGCAGGACCTCGCCGGACGCATCGGGGCCGCGCTCAACCACCGCGGGACGAGACGATGAACGGTCTGATCAACTACGCCAGTTGCGGAGTGCTGTGGCTCGGTCTGCTGGTGCGGGCCCCGGATCTGCTGCGGCACCGGCGCGATCCGTATCTGCGCTCCATCTGCGCGGTGCTGGGGCTGGCCGGGCTCTGCTTCCTCCTCGGGGCACCGCCGACGGTGGGCGCGGTCAACCGCCTCGGTGGAGTGCCGAACCTGGCGGCGCCGCTGACGTACGCGGCGATCATCGCCTACGGCGCCGCCTCCCAGGTCCTCATCGTCCACTGGCGCGGCGGCCCCGGGGTGCGCCGCACCGCCCGCCGCTGGATCCTCGCCTACACCGGCGTCCTGATCGGGGTGGCGGTGACCTTCGCCCTCGGGGACGCGCCGGTGGAACGCCGCACCGACCTGGACACCTACTACGCGACGACCCCGTACCTGGCGCAGATGATCGTGCTGTACCTCGTCGCGCACCTCATCGCGGTGACCGTGACCGCGGTGACGTCACTGCGCTGGGCGCGCCGGGTGCGGGGCGGACTGCGGGCGGGCCTGACGCTGATGGGAGTGGGCGCGCTGTGCGGCACCGGCTACAGCGTGGCCAAGCTCGTCGCGGTGGCCGCCCGCTGGTCCGGCCGGGACTGGACGGCACTCGGCACCGCCGTCTCCCCGGCCGCCGCGGGGCTGGGCGCGCTGCTGACGGTCGTCGGGGTGCTGGTACCGCTGGTCACGCCCCGGGTGGCCCGGTGGGGGCGGACCCTGCGGACGTACGCCCGGCTCGAACCGCTGGAGCGGGCGCTCGACGACCTGCTCGTCCGCCGGACGCTGCGGCTGCCCCGGCCCCGGCTCGCGTCCCCCGCCGCCCTCCTCGTATGGCGCCAGACCAGCATCCACAACGCGCTGAGCCACCTGGACGCCTACTTCGACCGGGACCTGTTCGACCG
Coding sequences within it:
- a CDS encoding glycoside hydrolase family 35 protein; protein product: MELSRRTFTALAGTAALGLALAGSGAATGTNGTRTVPTGPPPAPPRADGRRHEVGFDRYSLLVDGRRLVLWSGEMHPFRLPSPSLWRDVLQKLRAHGHNAVSLPVPWNLHSPAPGEHDFTGVRDLDLFLTTAAEERLYVVLRPGPYLGTADLDAGGFPGWLTVAEGAATAADPAYLEHVDAWLGAVDAIAVRHLFTGGGGTVLLYQIEDRYEGRGGSGPADAGAGAYMSHLCGKVRADGIDVPLFHNDGGADGLWAPGTFPAGTGKRGENWLYGFESSPVPGEVPADLGHFGRRGTGARASERTPGFVAGAAVGASDPWGGVTSGGRGYIEVRGRWDPAYERSSLLTGLANGITLHNTRVAAGGTSWGWLASPHVYTSYDYGAPIDHARRPTAKMAPLQQLGHLLRTVPDLARLEPAPAVRPEDERLTVYHLANPDTDAQVYVLRNDSADEVRSALPGTGVDVPVTVGARDAKLIATGLRLGRRRLAFTTAQPLFGVRAGRHDIAAFVGRAGETAQIALDCDVQPLTNRLDPEPAWSYDRGRLNVVAPLGAGGLSRVLIEGGDSDTPMLLLFADDATAQRLWPHETPSGPLLVYGPTLLRSATLSGSTVHLTGDNTGQTGLEVWAPRGITTVTWNGQPVRTTVSRSGALVREGLLPGTPAPSLPALTGWRRRAENPESAPDFDDARWTAADRTASPAATPVPEGQPVLFADDYGFHYGDVWYRGHFEDARDATSVSLSYSTGTQGLLMAWLDGKPLGTHRMPVPDQDTAGRGTWTATATFPVPGKLRGRGEHVLSVLVRRMQQEGDTTGTAGPAGAREPAAGRGTRRAARGLTGVAFEGASPEVSWRIQGAGAPDRVRGALNNGGLYGEREGWHLPGYGGDRDRSAWKAVDRPREDRRRQGVTWYRTEFRLDVAPDVDASVGLVLEDDPGRAYRVQIFLNGWNMGQYINDVGPQHTFMLPNGILRTRGSNTLALAVLSDGTTPSGPGEVRLTLMGAARGGVPVEAVESPGR
- the arfA gene encoding arabinosylfuranosidase ArfA, with product MRTARFTLDPAFTVGSVDPRLFGSFVEHLGRCVYTGIHEPGHPAADSDGLRTDVLDLVRELGVTAIRYPGGNFVSGYKWEDSVGPAEDRPRRLDLAWHSTETNRFGLSEYIAFLRKIGSQAEPMMAVNLGTRGVTEALELQEYANHPAGTALSDLRVAHGDKDPFGIRMWCLGNEMDGPWQTGHKTAEEYGRLAAETARAMRQQDPGVELVACGSSGQSMPTFAAWEATVLTETYDLVDHISLHAYYEPHDGDLDSFLASAVDMESFIENVVATCDHVGAKLKSTKRINLSFDEWNVWYMTRWQERATTFAQDDWPEAPRLLEDNYSVTDAVVFGSLLIALLRHADRVKVACLAQLVNVIAPILTEPGGPAWRQTTFFPFAQASRHGRGEVLDVRVDSPTYETDRYGTADLLHATAVRADDGTVTVFAVNRGRTEPLPLEIALGGLGLTSVVEHTVLADADPDARNTLAEPERVTPHTVGGTTLTDGGLETVLEPLSWNVIRLA
- a CDS encoding carbohydrate ABC transporter permease, yielding MTTAAPQVRVRPRRNWPPSQIVLTLVGAAVSVVFLAPLAWALFTSLKSETEAVEVPPHWLPKEWTGQAWSAVLESGNLIDWLVNSLVVSVCVTAVVLVTGALAGYGFARTEFRGRGVLMGVVMTGLMVSPAVLGVPLFTTVQQMGMVDTYWGMILPQCAPAAMVYILYKFFQGVPRELEEAAFIDGAGRWRVFFTIILPLSHPSLAAVGIFTFISSWNNFLWPYMVTNNPDLMTMPNGIATVMNSYGIQWAQLMAGGLMASLPLIVVFVFFQRQIVAGVAHTGLAGQ
- a CDS encoding carbohydrate ABC transporter permease, which translates into the protein MTATGAETVVRPVRATTAADGATARRKQGFQHGGWFVAPFLALFALFVIWPLLRGLYLSLTDANISGDGAHFIGLDNYREALKDPLMWDSLGHSAYFTLLVVPCITVLAFLLAMLAHHIEHGTWLWRLCFFMPFLLPSTVAANLWQWLFNPGTGMINHVFGLETPWLTDKSYAMLAIVITTLWWTAGFSFLLYLAALQGIPAHLYEAARLDGANAWHRMLHITLPMLRNITGLVLALQILASLQVFDQAVVIQDFGPGPEESTRTFVQYTLEQGFTSYRVGYASAVSIIFFVLIAAVALARMWLLRNREEGGR
- a CDS encoding extracellular solute-binding protein, producing MGRPGLNRRHLLAAAGGLTVAGSFGFAALGTGADALASDAGTRVRYWNLFSGGDGYNMIAMLDAFRKDNPGIDVKDSTLQWGSPFYTKLAMAAAGNRAPDLGVMHLGRVTGFSPGRLLDPWDVGLLAEYGVREEDFNPELWKRAVIDGKLYALPLDIHVQLCFYRKDVLGKAGLLGADGRMVPVTSADEWFGVLKEAKKATGKGLQTIGLWVNDQNFQWWFFVAFYTQLGGTWFDDARTEVTFDTDKAVQVLEFLRRHITDGYADPGFGGGAGAEQFVNGAPFVWEGNWSVPVFDTAEVDYGATPLPPVFGKPATHAESHSFVLPHQSDRGGAANEGAHRLAAYVVQHARQWAGGGHIPAHTPTLSSAAYRELEPQNEYVTAMDHQATEPKVWFAGSTGILAQRVGPLVVSSTMGSAKPETAARRMRSTLTGLLATKNPMDGRTAAEGGATV
- a CDS encoding toxin, with protein sequence MRTRKEMRRLADALIEPIRVPVPAEPEALFNALVASVGAWRGREVLVHRAAFPPHTASGLWLERESHDDVVVDERAAAWHQIVIFCHEVWHMNRRRMETEAGSGGRRTAEFTNRRSVAARTDFSLAEEQEADRFGMLMGRRLRTLLDASTDSVFAAGGGGSGEPQDLAGRIGAALNHRGTRR
- a CDS encoding MAB_1171c family putative transporter, coding for MNGLINYASCGVLWLGLLVRAPDLLRHRRDPYLRSICAVLGLAGLCFLLGAPPTVGAVNRLGGVPNLAAPLTYAAIIAYGAASQVLIVHWRGGPGVRRTARRWILAYTGVLIGVAVTFALGDAPVERRTDLDTYYATTPYLAQMIVLYLVAHLIAVTVTAVTSLRWARRVRGGLRAGLTLMGVGALCGTGYSVAKLVAVAARWSGRDWTALGTAVSPAAAGLGALLTVVGVLVPLVTPRVARWGRTLRTYARLEPLERALDDLLVRRTLRLPRPRLASPAALLVWRQTSIHNALSHLDAYFDRDLFDRTRASALRTTADPEWAEAAAWAAVIVTAVRDEAAPGRHLPPAHGTGRFLDRIPGPAGLALIADALAGTAPAAPAAPVPRAAPVAPVTPVPPTAPAPSATAPPAPTGVI